One Hemiscyllium ocellatum isolate sHemOce1 chromosome 45, sHemOce1.pat.X.cur, whole genome shotgun sequence genomic region harbors:
- the pin1 gene encoding peptidyl-prolyl cis-trans isomerase NIMA-interacting 1: protein MAFNVSFAGRIYFFNHTTNRSQWERPKAGGNYSSGEPDRVRCSHLLVKHNQSRRPSSWRQEEITRSKEEALETLNEYIQMIKSGDATFEHLASKYSDCSSAKEGGDLGYFGKGQMQRPFEEATYSLKIGEMSNPVFTDSGIHIILRTA, encoded by the exons ATGGCATTTAATGTTTCTTTTGCAGGTCGCATTTACTTCTTCAATCATACAACTAATCGGAGTCAATGGGAGCGTCCAAAAGCTGGGGGGAATTACAGTTCTGGTGAGCCTGACCGAGTTCGCTGTTCCCACCTGTTAGTGAAGCACAACCAGTCACGCAGACCTTCTTCATGGAGGCAGGAGGAGATCACACGCAGCAAAGAGGAGGCACTAGAGACATTAAATG AATATATCCAAATGATCAAATCTGGAGATGCAACATTTGAACACTTAGCATCGAAATACAGTGATTGCAGCTCAGCAAAGGAAGGGGGTGATCTGGGCTATTTTGGCAAAG GCCAAATGCAGAGACCTTTTGAAGAAGCCACATACTCCCTGAAAATTGGAGAGATGAGTAACCCAGTATTTACAGATTCTGGTATTCATATCATCCTCCGTACTGCTTAA
- the ubl5 gene encoding ubiquitin-like protein 5 yields the protein MIEIVCNDRLGKKVRVKCNPDDTIKDLKKLIAAQTGTKWNKLVLKKWYTIFKNHVQLQDYEIHDGMNLELYYQ from the exons ATGATTGAGATAGTTTGCAATGATCGTTTAGGGAAAAAAGTTCGAGTGAAGTGCAA TCCTGATGATACCATAAAAGATCTGAAGAAACTGATAGCTGCACAGACAGGAACAAAATGGAACAAGCTCGTCTTAAAAAAATG GTATACTATTTTCAAGAATCACGTTCAGTTACAAGATT ATGAGATCCACGATGGAATGAACTTGGAACTGTACTACCAGTAA